In Salarias fasciatus chromosome 2, fSalaFa1.1, whole genome shotgun sequence, one genomic interval encodes:
- the LOC115396809 gene encoding LOW QUALITY PROTEIN: uncharacterized protein K02A2.6-like (The sequence of the model RefSeq protein was modified relative to this genomic sequence to represent the inferred CDS: substituted 2 bases at 2 genomic stop codons), with amino-acid sequence MKGITVKLQVKPDTKPRFMKARTVPYALQPKVDAEIERLVNIGVMEPVAHSEWATPVVPVIKKDGSVRLCGDFKMTVNPALTVEQYPLPVIEDLFAGLAGGKTFSKIDLNQAYLQMSVEAESQELLTITTHRGLYRYRHLPFGITSAPAVFQRAMDQVLSGLSGIQCYLDDILVTGKNEEEHLVNLDNTLRRLKDYGLRVREDKCDFFKPAVEYLGHVIDADGLHTAPSKVTAITDTPAPENMGQLRSFLGLLNYYGKFIPHLATQLQPLHELLKAGNAWSWSKECEVAFNTAKSALTDKTVLTHFDQSLPLQLACDASPYGVGAVVSHITPTGEEKPIAFASRTLSKAEKNYPQIEKEALSIIFGIKKFHTYLYGRRFTLLTDHRPLTSIFGPHTGVPTLAASRMQRWALLLSAHDYDIRYRQSGAHANADSLSRLPFPEQPRNREQTIFYFEVVEGAPVTARQVRKETKGDPILSRVLDRVMRGDMSRVTGAPPELQPYFLRGKELTVTAGCLLWGMRVIIPKKLRESVLRELHSGHCGIVRMKELARSYFWWPGLDNDIESKVKSCSSCQVIRNTPSLAPLHPWDXPASPWQRIHLDFAGPIEGVMLLVAVDAHSKWPEVAVMSNITSEKTIQTLREMFCRFGLPEQVVTDNGPSFVSKXMEDFLQSNGIKHILSSPYHPSSNGLAERMVPTVKHALKASKSESPLKQRLDTFLLKYRNTPHTTTGTSPAYLLMKRRLRTRLDLLRPATPETSVHEKQQKQVDQRAKRSKDRQFSVGDAVLARNYTSKENM; translated from the exons ATGAAAGGAATCACCGTCAAACTACAAGTCAAACCCGACACCAAACCACGCTTTATGAAGGCCAGAACTGTCCCCTACGCACTACAGCCGAAAGTGGACGCGGAAATTGAGAGACTGGTCAACATAGGAGTCATGGAACCAGTAGCCCACAGCGAATGGGCCACTCCGGTGGTCCCGGTAATCAAGAAAGATGGATCAGTCCGCCTGTGTGGGGACTTCAAAATGACAGTGAACCCTGCGCTGACTGTGGAACAATACCCCCTCCCAGTGATCGAGGACCTGTTCGCCGGGTTGGCTGGGGGAAAAACATTCAGTAAAATAGACCTGAATCAGGCCTACCTCCAGATGTCAGTTGAAGCAGAGTCACAGGAGCTCCTTACCATCACCACCCACAGGGGGCTCTACAGATACCGTCACCTGCCGTTCGGCATCACCTCAGcaccagcagtgtttcagagggCCATGGACCAGGTCTTGAGTGGTCTGTCTGGCATACAGTGTTATCTTGATGATATCCTGGTGACTGGTAAAAACGAAGAAGAACACCTGGTGAACCTGGACAACACGCTGAGGAGACTCAAAGACTATGGCCTACGTGTTCGCGAGGACAAGTGTGACTTCTTCAAGCCGGCAGTAGAGTATCTGGGCCACGTCATTGACGCAGACGGACTTCACACTGCACCTTCGAAGGTGACCGCTATCACCGACACCCCTGCTCCGGAGAACATGGGACAGCTGAGGTCCTTTCTTGGACTTCTTAACTATTACGGCAAGTTCATTCCACATCTGGCTACGCAGTTGCAGCCCTTGCACGAGCTGCTGAAGGCGGGAAATGCCTGGTCGTGGTCAAAAGAGTGTGAGGTGGCATTTAACACGGCCAAATCAGCTCTGACAGACAAGACGGTGTTGACACACTTCGACCAGTCCCTGCCGCTGCAACTTGCCTGTGACGCGTCCCCATATGGGGTGGGGGCTGTTGTGTCCCACATCACACCGACTGGTGAGGAAAAGCCCATCGCGTTTGCTTCTCGGACATTGAGCAAGGCAGAAAAGAACTACCCACAAATAGAGAAGGAGGCGTTGAGCATCATCTTTGGAATAAAGAAATTCCACACATACCTGTACGGAAGGAGATTTACGTTGCTGACGGACCACCGTCCCCTGACATCCATCTTTGGTCCACATACGGGAGTGCCGACTCTGGCAGCGAGCCGCATGCAGCGCTGGGCGTTGCTCCTCAGCGCACACGACTATGACATCCGGTATCGACAGTCGGGGGCTCATGCCAACGCGGACAGTCTGTCACGGCTTCCCTTTCCTGAGCAGCCCAGGAACAGAGAACAGACTATTTTCTACTTTGAGGTGGTCGAGGGTGCTCCTGTGACAGCTCGCCAGGTCAGGAAGGAAACAAAGGGGGACCCCATCCTCTCCAGGGTGCTGGACCGAGTCATGAGGGGGGACATGTCACGTGTTACAGGGGCTCCGCCGGAGCTGCAGCCTTACTTTTTGCGGGGGAAGGAGTTGACAGTGACTGCTGGATGCTTGCTCTGGGGAATGCGCGTCATAATTCCAAAAAAACTACGAGAATCGGTCCTGAGAGAGCTACACTCAGGTCACTGCGGCATCGTCAGGATGAAGGAGTTAGCCCGCAGCTACTTCTGGTGGCCTGGATTAGACAACGACATCGAGTCAAAAGTCAAGTCATGCTCATCATGCCAAGTCATCAGAAACACGCCAAGTCTCGCACCGCTACACCCCTGGGACTGACCAGCATCCCCCTGGCAACGTATACATTTGGATTTTGCGGGGCCCATCGAGggagtgatgctgctggtggccGTGGACGCACACTCAAAGTGGCCAGAGGTGGCGGTCATGTCAAATATCACCTCGGAAAAGACCATTCAGACACTCAGGGAGATGTTCTGTCGATTTGGCCTACCAGAGCAGGTGGTCACGGATAACGGGCCCTCATTTGTGTCTAAGTAGATGGAAGATTTCCTGCAAAGCAATGGCATTAAGCACATCCTCTCCAGTCCATACCACCCCTCCAGCAACGGACTAGCGGAGAGAATGGTGCCAACGGTGAAACATGCTCTCAAAGCATCCAAAAGTGAGTCTCCCCTGAAGCAACGGCTTGACACCTTCCTCCTCAAGTATCGCAATACTCCCCACACAACGACTGGAACCTCACCAGCTTACCTTCTCATGAAGAGACGACTCCGGACACGCCTTGACCTGTTGCGCCCAGccacacctgaaacatccgTTCACgagaagcaacaaaaacaggttGATCAGCGAGCCAAGAGGTCTAAAGACAGACAGTTTAGCGTGGGAGATGCCGTCCTAGCCCGCAACTACACCTCCAAAGAAAA TATGTAA